The sequence CCTTCATAGTCGAAACTCGATGGTACTCAGTGCTGGAGACATCGAATTTCGCTTGTTGCTATTTTGGGCAATGTTTTTGCCGTTAGGGGCTTGTTATTCGGTGGATAGCGCCCTTAATTCATCCTCAAAAGCTTTGCCAGAGCGCATTTTGTCCGGTGCAACGGTCGCCTTGACACTACAAATCTGTTTTGTCTACTGGTTTACATGGGCGCTGAAGTCCGATCCGATCTGGTGGAAAGAAGGCAGCGCCGTTTATTATGCCTTGAGCATCGATCAGTTTGCCACCCCTATCGGTCAATTCTTCTTAGGATTTCCGCCGCCACTGCTCGTCTTTTTAACCTACACCACGCTGGGGATTGAGTTATTAGGGCCATTTTTACTGTTCATCCCCATCCGTACTAGCTTTTTCCGCTTGTGTGCGGTGGTGACATTTATCCTGTTACATCTCGGTTTTGGACTAGGACTAACGCTGGGTCTTTTTCCGTTTATCAGTGCGATCGCTTGGCTGGTTTTCATCCCTAGCGAGTTTTGGAATAGGATTTCCCAGCGCCTGCAAACTCCGGAATGTCAGGGACTCAAAATCTACTATGACGGAGAGTGTGGTTTCTGCAAAAAGACCGTATACCTGCTCCGCACCTTCTTAGTATTACCAGGAACGCCACTACTTTTAGCTCAGGATGACCCGGAAATTTTCGCGGACATGAAAACTCACAATTCCTGGGTAGTGGTCGATTGGGAAGGATACAAACATTTCAAATTTAAAGCGATCGCCTACGTCTGTCACCTATCACCCTTACTTCGACCTCTGAGTCCCTTGCTGGAATGGCGTCCTGTCTTGTCTGCGGGTACGAAAGTCTACGAAGTTATTGCTAACAATCGCCGCGCCGCCTCTAAAGCCACGACTCTTTTAAAGTTTCGCCCCCAGGAAGTGCGTTCTTCGTGGTTAACGAATATCATCGCCTTCCTCTTATTGATTTGCGTAGCTTTGTGGAATCTCAGGACAATTGCTCCCTCTATCTTTAAGCTGCCAAGCGTAGTTAATTGGATAACTCTTGTACTGAGATTAGACCAGAAATGGAGTATGTTTGCCCCCTATCCACTTAAAGATGATGGTTGGTATGTCATTCCAGGTCAGCTTAAAGATGGTACTGAAATAGATGTTTTTAAAAATGGCACACCTATAAGTTGGGAAAAACCACGTCTTGTGTCTGCGACTTATTCAAACGAGCGTTGGCGCAAATACATGATGAATATTTGGAGCAAGGAGAATTCCAAGTATCGTCTTTACTATGGGCGATATCTTTGCCGCAACTGGAATACTCAGCACCAAGGGTCACAGCAGCTTGACACCTTTTCTATTTACTTTATGCAAGAAAATACCCTATCAAATTATCAAACCCCAACGGTAAAAAAGGTTCGTATTTGGAAGCATTCCTGCTTTAAGACATCTTCAGAAGATAACTAAGCTGATGTGCATTTCGATGCGTTTTTTTCGTCGCCTATAATATTGGCAGTATTCTACGTTTACCTGAATTTATTTAGACCTTGAAGGGTACAGCTACCAAAACGTAGCCTGAGGGAGACAAGCTAATTATTTGCCGGTCAATTAACCAAAATTGATATTAGACTGCGAAGGCGGTCTTTGTTTGTGTAACCGCAACTTTAGACGTTATTTTCTTGCCGACGTACCCAGCCATTAATAGTGAATCGACTGTCTGCAAAGGCTTTAGAAGGACAAATAACCGGCAGCACTTCATGTAAATAGCGACTTAGAAAAAACACAATGCTGTTGTTCCGAGGTTCAATTGTTTTAAACGAGTCTGACTGTACGTAAAAATTATTTTCAACCTTACTGTCGTAAATCAGTAACTCTCCACCAGAAAAGGGCTTTGGCTCACGATAAAAGTAATAAACATAAGTTAATTCTCTCGTGGCAGTTTCAGGGCTGCCATTATCGTTATGAATTTTGAAATAATTGCCGTCATTGTGGGAAGTTAACTGACTTTCAATATCGGAAACTCTAAAAGAAGGTATTCCTAGTTTTCTGAATACATTTGGGAGAATCGCTTTAATTCGATTGACTACCAATTCAGAAAATTCAGGGAAGTAATAGAGAACCATTGAACGACGATAGTCAACCTCGTTTGTTGAAGTGCTAGTAGAAACAAAGTTTGATTCTTGTTGCCAAACGTGATTAAGTAAGCGGTTCTTTTCCTCTAAGGTTAAGAAATTATCAATTTGCACATATTCAGAAGGTAAAATATTTGGTAAAAAATCTACAGCTTGAGGTGGTGTCTCTTCTATTGGCGGCAAATTTTGTTGCACGTACAGGGGTGGTTCCGTAACGATGCCAACCAAGCGATCGCTCGAAAAAGACAGAGCCGCATGACCCTCATTGATGGGAATCTGAAATAAACAAGAAAATATTGCTTCCTGTTTTTGGGATTGCGCCACAATTGTCTTCAGCAGACTGTGGAGTACGGGTGAATCTGACTTTAGATAAATTGTGTACTCATGTCCTCCGGTTAGAAGAAGCTGAACTTTTATATCCTGGACATTAGGCTGCTGTGGGGCTGATTGCATAAACGTTTCCTCTTCGATGTTGAAAAATTGAAGAAACTATCTCTGGGCTTTCTCCCCAGCTTCAGAGCAATTTTAACCAGTCGATGCGATATATGGACTGGTGCTGACACCCCACAGGATGCAAAAAGCCGAATCATCGCGATAGACAAGCGATAGACAAAAAGAGCGATCGCTTGTCTATCGCTTGCTCACCACTCAAAGTAATTTATTACTAGAGGGGGCGAAGATAACAGCATGAAATTTATGAAATTTTTTGTTCCAGGTCGCCTGTGTTTATTCGGTGAACACAGCGATTGGGCGGGAGACTATCGCCGCCTCAATCCGAATCTACAAAAAGGCTACGCACTGATCGCTGGGACTAATCAGGGACTTTATGCTGAGGTAAAGCCTCATCCAATCTACCTGATTCTTTACACTTCCCTGAGTGATGGCACCCGGAAAATGCTGACTCTGCCGATGGACGCCGAGGTTTTACTTGCCGAGGCTGAAAAAGGTGATTTCTTTAGTTATGCCGCTGGCGTTGCCTACCAGTTTGTGAGTCACTACCGAGTCCGTGGGCTGGAAATCGACAATTACCTGACAGATTTACCCATTCAAAAAGGTCTGTCCTCCAGTGCGGCGCTGTGTGTCCTCGTGGCTCGTGCCTTCAATCGCGTGTATGACTTAAAGATGACCCTCCAAGACGAAATGGAGTTTGCTTATCTGGGGGAGATTACTACGCCTTCTCGCTGCGGACGGATGGATCAAGCGTGTGCTTACGGCGATCGCCCGATCCTGATGGTTTTTGATGGCGATCGCTTTGCTTCACACACTGATGTCGTCGAATTAAAAGTACCCAAAAACCTGTTCTTTGTAATTGTCGATCTCGGTGCTGGGAAAAATACCCAAGAAATACTCAGTAACTTGAATCAGTGTTATCCTTTCGCCAGTAACGAAGTCCAAGAGAATGTCCAAAAATATCTTGGCTCCATCAGTTCTCAAATTACTCAAGAAGCAGTTGACGCCTTGCAAAAAGGAGATGCTGAACAAATCGGTATCTTAATGAAAAAGGCACAAGCCCAATTTGATAAGCATCTAATTCCCGCCTGTCCTGAGCAGTTAACGGCTCCCATCCTGCACCAAATCCTCAATTATGAACCCATTCAGCCGTATATTCTGGGAGGAAAAGGCGTTGGTTCGCAAGGCGATGGTACAGCACAATTTATCGTTAAAGACGAAGAAAGCCAGCAAAAAGTCATTGAAATTATTGAACGGGATTTTCCTCAAATGCAAGGTTTAAAGCTAACAATTCAAGCAGAACGCAAAGTTCGCAAAGCTATAATTCCAGCCGGGGGTTTCGGCACTCGCTTGTTTCCAGCTACCAAGGCGGTGAAAAAAGAATTTTTTCCGATTATCGATCGAGAGGGTCGTGCCAAGCCGGTTATTCTGGCAATTGTGGAAGAAGCCATCAGCGCTGGGATAGAAGAAGTTGGAATTGTGGTTCAAACAGGCGATCGCGCACTTTTTGAGGAGTTTTTCAAATCTCCACCGTCAGCAGAACTTTTCAACAAATTATCGCCGCAAAATCAGGAATATAGCCAGTATCTACAAGAATTAGGCAGCAGAATTACAATTCTGAATCAAGACAAGCCGGAAGGCTACGGTTATGCTGTATTCTGTGCCAAAGAATGGGTGAAAGATGAGCCATTTCTGCTGATGCTGGGCGATCATGTTTACTCGTCGGACACTGAAACTTCATGTGCAGGTCAACTTTTAGATATTTGCGAGCAAGTTAATCAAAGTGTTGTTAGTTTGACTAAGCTTCCCGCAGAAAGCCTTTATAAATCTGGCTGTGTTACAGGCATTTGGCAGGGATCAAACTCAATCCTTTCAGTAACAAAACTTGCAGAAAAGCCCACAATTGAGTATGCACGCCAGCATCTTCGTGTAGAGGGAATGGCAGAAGATCAATTCCTATGTATATTCGGTTTATATGTACTCACACCAAAAATATTTGAATTTCTCGAAAATAATATTAACAACAACTTTCGCGACGAAAAAGGCGAATTTCAGTTAACATCCTGTCTCGACCAATTGCAACAGGAAGAGGGGATGACCGGATATGTTGTCAACGGTAAGTGTTATGACACCGGATTGCCAGATCCCTATCGCCAGACAATGATTGATTTTAGAAATGCAGCGCAGTAATTAAAAGGTGAGGGATCGCACTCTAGCATCTGAACCAGGATAATTGCGATCGCTTATCAGCTGCTCCTCGCTCCCGTTAAAATACAAACTATCTCTGAGGCTAGTGCTGCTGGCGTCAACTCTTGTACTACTGAGAGTAACCGCTGTCTAAACAGTTCTAGCTCTGTCTTAGCGGCTCTTATGGCAACCTCAAGTACGGAAGGTTTGACTGTGTAACGGGTAGCGCAGATTGGTAGCGTTGATGAGCTGAAAGTTTCGTGATACTCGCTGATGCACAGATTTCCCGAAGCAAACCGAACAGAAACCCAAGGATGACCAATCCACAGTTCCTCCCACTGCTCTCTACGATAGGTCACGGCCTCTTCCCACGCTGCTATGTTCTCTAAACCACTACAGCAGGTCGGCTCTATAGCGATATTATCGTTGCAACATAGGACATAGCCTCCAGAAAAAGAACCGATACACTCTAGATCCGGACTCGAAGTAGCCATTTCTAGCTTCTCGAAATATTTTCCCACCAGATGTCTTAGGACAAATGGCTCAACCAATTGGGAAATTGGCACCAGCCAAGAACCAGGACGGATCGGTTCTAGACTTTCGAGTTCCGAATCGGCAAGGCTCTCCTTCCAGTATCGATACCAAGCGTTGGGATTTTCTACTAAGCTACCGCTAGGACAACTCCGTTCGCTCTGAGAATAGTCGCTTGGCGCGAACTCAACCACGGGTATTAGAGTAACCCGATTGCTAAGCGCAACTAATGGCATCACTTAAAAAGCCGCAAGCAATATGTAAATTTACACAACTCAGATGCTCTACATTCAACTACTTAATGCAAGAAGTGACGGATGCCTGTCAACACCATCAATAAACCAAGCTCATTGGCAGCCTTAATCGAATCTTGATCGCGCAGACTGCCTCCCGGCTGAACAATCGCTACAATTCCTGCCGCCGCTGCTGTCCGCACCGAGTCATCGAAGGGGAAGAAACCATCGCTGGCAAGCGTGGCACCTTGGGATTTTTCCCCGGCTTGTTCTAAGGCAATTTTGACTGAACCGACGCGATTCATTTGTCCGGCACCGACACCTAAAGTAGTGCGATCGCGTGTTACAACAATCGCGTTAGACTTGACGTGCTTACAAACCTTCCAGGCAAATAGTAATTCTTCAAGTTGTTCTGGCGTTGGTTGCTTGTCGGTGACGACTTGCCACTGGCTGGCGTTTTCCACCACGTCATCTGAAGCTTGGACGAGGAAACCACCGGCAATAACTTTAACTGTATTTTCTGGCCCAGCCGCCAAGT comes from Coleofasciculus sp. FACHB-1120 and encodes:
- a CDS encoding HTTM domain-containing protein; translation: MFSKEKKFKSGFERKLEELFGLDLRSLALFRIGLALLLLTDLVKRSQDLKAHYTDFGILPRAPLIEQFLNPWFWSVHLLSGQALFQSFLFLFAGFIAFSLLIGYRTRFVTIVSWALLVSLHSRNSMVLSAGDIEFRLLLFWAMFLPLGACYSVDSALNSSSKALPERILSGATVALTLQICFVYWFTWALKSDPIWWKEGSAVYYALSIDQFATPIGQFFLGFPPPLLVFLTYTTLGIELLGPFLLFIPIRTSFFRLCAVVTFILLHLGFGLGLTLGLFPFISAIAWLVFIPSEFWNRISQRLQTPECQGLKIYYDGECGFCKKTVYLLRTFLVLPGTPLLLAQDDPEIFADMKTHNSWVVVDWEGYKHFKFKAIAYVCHLSPLLRPLSPLLEWRPVLSAGTKVYEVIANNRRAASKATTLLKFRPQEVRSSWLTNIIAFLLLICVALWNLRTIAPSIFKLPSVVNWITLVLRLDQKWSMFAPYPLKDDGWYVIPGQLKDGTEIDVFKNGTPISWEKPRLVSATYSNERWRKYMMNIWSKENSKYRLYYGRYLCRNWNTQHQGSQQLDTFSIYFMQENTLSNYQTPTVKKVRIWKHSCFKTSSEDN
- a CDS encoding 2OG-Fe(II) oxygenase, whose protein sequence is MQSAPQQPNVQDIKVQLLLTGGHEYTIYLKSDSPVLHSLLKTIVAQSQKQEAIFSCLFQIPINEGHAALSFSSDRLVGIVTEPPLYVQQNLPPIEETPPQAVDFLPNILPSEYVQIDNFLTLEEKNRLLNHVWQQESNFVSTSTSTNEVDYRRSMVLYYFPEFSELVVNRIKAILPNVFRKLGIPSFRVSDIESQLTSHNDGNYFKIHNDNGSPETATRELTYVYYFYREPKPFSGGELLIYDSKVENNFYVQSDSFKTIEPRNNSIVFFLSRYLHEVLPVICPSKAFADSRFTINGWVRRQENNV
- a CDS encoding sugar phosphate nucleotidyltransferase, encoding MKFFVPGRLCLFGEHSDWAGDYRRLNPNLQKGYALIAGTNQGLYAEVKPHPIYLILYTSLSDGTRKMLTLPMDAEVLLAEAEKGDFFSYAAGVAYQFVSHYRVRGLEIDNYLTDLPIQKGLSSSAALCVLVARAFNRVYDLKMTLQDEMEFAYLGEITTPSRCGRMDQACAYGDRPILMVFDGDRFASHTDVVELKVPKNLFFVIVDLGAGKNTQEILSNLNQCYPFASNEVQENVQKYLGSISSQITQEAVDALQKGDAEQIGILMKKAQAQFDKHLIPACPEQLTAPILHQILNYEPIQPYILGGKGVGSQGDGTAQFIVKDEESQQKVIEIIERDFPQMQGLKLTIQAERKVRKAIIPAGGFGTRLFPATKAVKKEFFPIIDREGRAKPVILAIVEEAISAGIEEVGIVVQTGDRALFEEFFKSPPSAELFNKLSPQNQEYSQYLQELGSRITILNQDKPEGYGYAVFCAKEWVKDEPFLLMLGDHVYSSDTETSCAGQLLDICEQVNQSVVSLTKLPAESLYKSGCVTGIWQGSNSILSVTKLAEKPTIEYARQHLRVEGMAEDQFLCIFGLYVLTPKIFEFLENNINNNFRDEKGEFQLTSCLDQLQQEEGMTGYVVNGKCYDTGLPDPYRQTMIDFRNAAQ